A portion of the Roseimicrobium gellanilyticum genome contains these proteins:
- a CDS encoding DUF1549 domain-containing protein gives MDFRHRSSRFQTASVRIGAVASCLLATVLAAHGATSEKPDPAALKFFETKIRPLLVNHCTECHGEKKQKHNLRLDNLAYMLQGGDSGPALVPHDADASLILKAVSYEDQDMQMPPDGKLEDEQIADLKKWVEMGAPWPEHEVKSAKVEKSGEFSNEDRSWWAFQPLKPVAPPTLSNQKSGSLRPIDLFVRARLKNEGLSASAPADRYELVRRVYFDLHGLPPTPEQVKAFVEDKRPDAYEKLIESLLNHPRYGERWAQHWLDLTRYAESDGYRQDAYRPDAWPYRDYVIRSFNNDKPYDQFVREQLAGDEIDPTNPDVLIATAYLRNGIYEYNQRDAEGQRTVILNEVTDVSGELFLGLSFGCARCHDHKFDPILQKDYYRLQAFFAPVVWRDDLTLANKEELASHAARQKAWEDMTAEARKPYDELIAAKKAGMHRSAVEKFPDEVQVMMNRPAAEKKPYDKIISYLVERQIIEEYNKLTPSKQKGEFKAKLEATLEPLKPFEEFKPKPLQVAFSASDVGTEAPPTIMKTRRGSEEVQPGFLTILDPSEPKIAPLKDKNSTGRRTALADWITRPDNPLSTRVIANRVWQYHFGRGLAGSASDFGRLGEKPTHPELLDYLAQEFVKHGWSLKWLHKEILMSATYQQTARLNPTAKDSKGRSLMNVDPENRLLWRMNPIRLDAEQARDAVLAISGELKPDMGGKSEESAQPRRTIYTRKVRNSQDDFLRSFDAPPGFASVARRDSTTTALQSLLLINGDWPLNRARAMAAKLLKMPDATTEQHVQRAYELAFSRPPTKAEMKAATTFINHQKKLLDKELPPEPILAGPLVDAKSLFGTHPLAGTKTVAFKPGTAFEKMRVQTLDNESDEFTVEAVVYLDSLYPDASVRTIAARWNNDKASKGWAFGVTSEKSKHQPNNLILQLCGDDFQGSVIYEVVASGLRIPVKTPYYVAAVLSHKLAPDQKFGGTVTFYTRNLADPNAPLEKVTVQHPVVGGYANPERQLTIGGRERDSRSLWDGAISRVMMTNQLLEGKQLLIGGVQSAPRCLFDAQAETLTNTSEPKFVWEKQPVKSPTGATISPRLEALADFCHALINSNEFLYLQ, from the coding sequence ATGGATTTCCGGCATCGCTCCTCCCGTTTCCAGACTGCCTCCGTCCGCATTGGTGCGGTGGCTTCCTGCCTGCTCGCCACTGTCCTGGCGGCCCACGGCGCCACCTCGGAAAAGCCTGACCCGGCAGCGCTCAAGTTCTTCGAGACCAAGATCCGCCCCCTCTTGGTGAATCACTGCACGGAGTGCCACGGCGAGAAGAAGCAGAAGCACAACCTGCGCCTCGACAACCTCGCCTACATGCTCCAGGGCGGCGACAGCGGTCCGGCCCTGGTGCCCCATGATGCCGACGCCTCTCTCATCCTGAAGGCCGTGTCCTACGAGGACCAGGACATGCAGATGCCCCCGGACGGCAAGCTCGAAGACGAGCAGATCGCCGACCTGAAGAAGTGGGTGGAGATGGGTGCTCCCTGGCCCGAGCACGAGGTGAAGTCCGCCAAGGTGGAAAAATCCGGCGAATTCTCCAACGAAGACCGCTCTTGGTGGGCCTTCCAACCGTTGAAGCCGGTTGCTCCGCCCACACTCTCCAATCAAAAATCGGGCTCGCTCCGCCCCATCGATCTCTTCGTCCGGGCCCGTCTGAAAAACGAAGGCCTGTCCGCATCCGCGCCGGCCGACCGCTATGAACTCGTGCGCCGCGTGTACTTTGACCTTCATGGTCTGCCACCCACCCCGGAGCAGGTGAAGGCCTTCGTGGAAGACAAGCGCCCGGATGCGTACGAAAAACTCATCGAGTCCCTGCTGAACCATCCGCGCTATGGCGAGCGCTGGGCACAGCACTGGCTGGATCTCACCCGCTATGCGGAGAGCGATGGCTATCGCCAGGATGCCTATCGTCCCGATGCCTGGCCGTACCGCGACTACGTCATTCGTTCCTTCAACAACGACAAGCCGTACGACCAGTTCGTGCGTGAGCAGCTTGCCGGAGATGAGATCGATCCCACGAATCCAGATGTGCTCATCGCCACCGCCTACCTGCGCAATGGCATCTATGAATACAACCAGCGCGATGCCGAAGGCCAGCGCACCGTGATTCTCAACGAAGTCACGGATGTAAGCGGCGAACTCTTCCTGGGCCTCAGCTTCGGCTGTGCGCGCTGTCACGATCACAAGTTCGACCCCATCCTGCAGAAGGACTATTACCGCCTCCAGGCTTTCTTTGCGCCCGTGGTATGGCGGGATGACCTCACCCTCGCCAACAAGGAGGAGCTGGCCTCACATGCCGCCAGACAAAAGGCGTGGGAGGACATGACGGCTGAAGCGCGCAAACCGTACGATGAATTGATCGCTGCGAAGAAGGCAGGCATGCACAGAAGTGCCGTGGAAAAGTTCCCGGATGAAGTGCAGGTCATGATGAACAGACCTGCGGCCGAGAAAAAGCCCTACGACAAGATCATCAGCTACCTCGTGGAGCGCCAGATCATCGAGGAGTACAACAAGCTTACACCTTCCAAGCAAAAGGGTGAATTCAAAGCGAAGCTCGAAGCCACGTTGGAGCCGCTGAAACCCTTCGAAGAATTCAAGCCGAAACCCCTTCAAGTCGCGTTCTCCGCCTCGGACGTGGGGACCGAAGCCCCGCCAACGATCATGAAGACGCGCCGTGGTTCTGAGGAGGTGCAGCCGGGCTTCCTCACGATTCTCGATCCCAGCGAGCCCAAGATCGCTCCTCTCAAGGACAAAAACAGCACCGGCCGCCGCACCGCCCTGGCGGATTGGATCACGCGTCCGGACAATCCCCTGAGCACCCGTGTCATCGCAAACCGGGTGTGGCAGTACCACTTCGGCCGGGGCCTTGCCGGCAGTGCGAGTGACTTCGGACGCCTGGGTGAGAAGCCCACACATCCCGAATTGCTCGACTATCTGGCCCAGGAGTTCGTGAAGCACGGCTGGAGCCTCAAGTGGCTGCACAAGGAAATCCTCATGTCCGCCACCTATCAGCAGACTGCCCGCTTGAATCCCACTGCGAAAGACAGCAAGGGCCGCTCCCTGATGAACGTGGACCCGGAGAATCGCCTGCTGTGGCGCATGAATCCGATCCGCCTCGATGCGGAACAAGCGCGCGATGCCGTGCTGGCCATCAGCGGCGAGCTCAAGCCGGACATGGGCGGCAAGAGCGAGGAGTCCGCCCAGCCCCGCCGCACCATCTACACGCGCAAGGTGCGCAACTCGCAGGACGACTTCCTGCGCAGCTTCGATGCGCCTCCTGGATTCGCCAGCGTGGCCCGCCGCGACAGCACCACCACCGCGTTGCAGAGCCTCCTGCTCATCAATGGCGACTGGCCACTGAACCGCGCCCGCGCCATGGCCGCCAAGCTCCTGAAGATGCCCGACGCCACCACGGAGCAGCACGTGCAGCGTGCGTATGAGCTCGCCTTCTCCCGCCCTCCCACGAAGGCGGAGATGAAAGCGGCCACCACCTTCATCAATCACCAGAAGAAGCTGCTCGACAAGGAACTGCCGCCGGAGCCCATCCTTGCTGGACCTCTGGTGGACGCGAAGTCTCTCTTCGGCACCCATCCGCTGGCAGGCACGAAGACCGTGGCTTTCAAACCCGGCACCGCATTTGAAAAGATGCGCGTGCAGACCCTCGACAACGAAAGCGACGAATTCACCGTGGAGGCCGTGGTGTATCTGGATTCCCTATATCCTGATGCCTCCGTGCGCACCATCGCGGCCCGCTGGAACAACGACAAGGCCAGCAAGGGCTGGGCCTTCGGTGTGACCAGTGAGAAGTCCAAGCACCAGCCCAACAACCTCATCCTCCAGCTCTGTGGAGATGACTTCCAGGGCTCGGTCATCTATGAGGTGGTGGCCTCCGGGTTGCGCATTCCGGTGAAAACTCCCTACTACGTGGCAGCCGTGCTCTCGCACAAGCTGGCTCCGGACCAGAAGTTTGGCGGTACTGTGACCTTCTACACCCGCAACCTCGCGGATCCGAATGCCCCACTGGAGAAGGTGACCGTGCAGCATCCTGTCGTGGGCGGCTATGCCAATCCCGAACGCCAGCTCACCATCGGTGGCCGCGAACGTGACAGCCGCAGCCTGTGGGACGGCGCCATCAGCCGCGTGATGATGACCAACCAGCTCCTCGAAGGCAAGCAACTCCTCATTGGTGGTGTCCAGAGCGCCCCGCGCTGCCTTTTCGACGCCCAGGCGGAAACACTGACCAACACCAGTGAGCCCAAGTTTGTGTGGGAGAAGCAGCCGGTGAAGTCCCCCACCGGCGCCACCATCTCCCCGAGGCTCGAAGCCCTTGCTGACTTCTGCCACGCCTTGATCAATTCGAACGAGTTCCTCTACCTCCAATGA
- a CDS encoding sigma-70 family RNA polymerase sigma factor: MSEPDRTTEFLTLLTQHDRALGGYVGALVHASADADDILQQTKLVMWREFGNFETGTNFLAWARKIAFHQILTYRRTKKKEHLPLDEDVLEALHHEVSRLSDTHDDRREALQACLHKLPTEHRQLVLLRYYEDLDIDQVAERIRSTAGAVYRALSRVRYTLMDCVEKELAKGGAA; encoded by the coding sequence ATGTCCGAACCCGACCGTACCACCGAATTCCTCACCCTGCTCACCCAGCACGACCGTGCGCTGGGCGGGTACGTGGGCGCGCTCGTGCATGCCAGCGCGGATGCGGATGACATCCTCCAGCAGACGAAGCTGGTCATGTGGCGTGAATTCGGCAACTTCGAAACGGGCACGAACTTCCTCGCATGGGCCCGAAAGATCGCCTTCCACCAGATTCTGACGTACCGCCGGACCAAGAAAAAGGAACACCTGCCGCTGGATGAGGATGTGCTGGAAGCCCTGCACCATGAGGTGTCCCGCCTTTCCGACACGCATGACGATCGCCGCGAGGCCTTGCAGGCCTGCCTGCACAAGCTGCCCACGGAACATCGCCAGCTCGTGCTGCTGCGTTATTACGAGGATCTGGATATTGACCAGGTGGCCGAGCGCATTCGCAGCACGGCGGGTGCCGTCTATCGCGCTCTCAGCCGGGTGCGGTACACGTTGATGGATTGCGTGGAGAAGGAACTCGCGAAGGGAGGTGCCGCGTGA
- a CDS encoding DNRLRE domain-containing protein: MSPQENWNLLELVEKSLAGALSESERTELNALLRENAGARRLFAEAMHQHATLCLDERLTRELAQPGPSVVAKPSPTIQRLSSWYPTAAAAAVVAMGLVAWKLLEQPSSPTVHSGPAAIATVVKARGCKWAGSTLPTAEGSRVTPGTLELVEGIATVKFDSGAEVVMEAPATLDLVDAMACRLVKGTLVADVPPSAIGFTVDTPDAKVVDYGTRFGVSAGEDGKYLVQVLEGLVEVNPKATNEPQKLRAGEKVDTGVRASQLRPQQPGQEPPRWQPQTILDAGGGWKVLSTAYGRGKDAYIQSSPKSKNFGDDAFFRVKHSSLAPELNRKGYVAFDLSKFSGAQVEDVELVLSIEPSDLGFATLVPDSTFAVYGVTDESSDDWDEHEITWKEAPAHHPEQVDRHLPDTSRAVLLGKFQVDQGVSRGSRTIRGQAILDFVKQDTNGMVTFIICRETDETTRDGLVHAFSTKENGSNMPPLLRVKAK, translated from the coding sequence ATGAGCCCGCAGGAGAACTGGAACTTGCTCGAACTCGTGGAGAAATCGCTCGCTGGGGCGCTCTCTGAGTCCGAACGCACCGAGCTGAATGCGCTGCTGCGTGAGAATGCCGGCGCCCGGAGACTCTTCGCTGAGGCGATGCATCAGCACGCCACGTTGTGCCTCGATGAGCGGTTGACGCGTGAACTGGCGCAGCCAGGACCATCGGTTGTGGCAAAGCCTTCGCCCACGATTCAGAGGCTTTCGTCATGGTATCCGACCGCAGCCGCTGCTGCGGTGGTGGCCATGGGGCTGGTGGCTTGGAAGCTTCTTGAGCAGCCATCCTCGCCGACGGTGCACAGTGGGCCTGCCGCCATTGCCACGGTGGTGAAGGCGCGTGGTTGCAAGTGGGCAGGCAGCACCCTGCCTACTGCCGAAGGTTCACGGGTCACTCCCGGTACACTGGAACTCGTGGAAGGCATTGCCACAGTGAAGTTCGATAGCGGCGCAGAAGTCGTGATGGAAGCACCTGCCACGCTGGATCTGGTGGATGCCATGGCCTGCCGTCTGGTGAAAGGCACGCTCGTGGCCGATGTGCCTCCGAGCGCAATTGGCTTCACCGTCGATACTCCAGATGCCAAGGTCGTGGACTACGGCACGCGCTTCGGCGTGAGCGCGGGTGAAGATGGCAAGTATCTCGTGCAGGTGCTGGAAGGTCTCGTGGAGGTGAATCCCAAGGCCACAAACGAACCCCAGAAGCTCAGGGCAGGGGAGAAGGTGGACACGGGTGTGCGTGCCAGCCAGCTTCGCCCCCAGCAGCCCGGCCAGGAACCGCCGCGCTGGCAGCCGCAGACCATTCTCGATGCCGGTGGCGGATGGAAGGTCCTCTCCACGGCATACGGACGTGGCAAGGACGCCTACATCCAGAGCAGTCCCAAGTCGAAGAACTTCGGCGATGACGCCTTCTTCCGTGTGAAGCACTCCAGCCTCGCGCCGGAGCTGAATCGCAAGGGATACGTCGCCTTTGACCTCAGCAAGTTCTCCGGCGCACAGGTTGAAGACGTCGAGCTGGTGCTGAGCATTGAGCCCAGCGATCTGGGTTTTGCCACATTGGTTCCCGACAGCACCTTTGCGGTGTACGGCGTGACGGACGAATCCAGCGATGATTGGGACGAGCACGAAATCACCTGGAAGGAGGCACCGGCGCACCATCCTGAGCAGGTTGACCGCCATCTTCCGGACACCTCACGCGCCGTGCTGCTGGGCAAGTTCCAGGTGGACCAGGGTGTGAGCCGTGGCTCGCGCACCATCCGTGGCCAGGCCATTCTGGATTTCGTGAAGCAGGATACCAATGGCATGGTGACCTTCATCATCTGCCGCGAAACGGATGAGACGACTCGCGATGGCCTCGTGCATGCCTTCTCCACGAAGGAGAACGGCAGCAATATGCCGCCGCTGCTAAGGGTGAAGGCGAAGTAA
- a CDS encoding VOC family protein: MSFAYKPAGYNSVSPYLIVSGADQTLKFLTEVFGAQEIRRFPTPDGKIMHSEIRLDDTVLMIADSAEGWPVMPAHVHVYVPDVDATYQKGLKAGAESVQEPVKKQDADKRGGFKDAGGTTWWIATKVA, from the coding sequence ATGAGCTTCGCTTACAAACCCGCTGGCTACAACTCCGTCTCCCCCTACCTCATCGTCTCGGGAGCTGACCAGACGCTCAAGTTCCTGACCGAAGTCTTCGGCGCGCAGGAGATTCGCCGCTTCCCCACGCCCGATGGAAAAATCATGCACTCGGAGATCCGGCTGGATGACACAGTACTCATGATCGCGGACTCCGCCGAAGGCTGGCCCGTGATGCCGGCGCATGTGCACGTGTACGTTCCTGATGTGGACGCGACCTATCAGAAGGGCCTCAAAGCCGGTGCCGAATCCGTGCAAGAACCGGTGAAGAAACAGGATGCCGACAAGCGCGGCGGTTTCAAGGATGCCGGCGGCACCACGTGGTGGATTGCGACGAAAGTGGCGTGA